In Paenibacillus sonchi, a single genomic region encodes these proteins:
- a CDS encoding CoA-binding protein translates to MSFENPSREQIGEILAAAGNIAVVGLSDKTDRTSYMVAGAMQSRGYRIIPVNPSVDGEILGEKCYHTLAEIPEPVDIVNVFRRSEYCADVAREAADIGARVLWLQQGIVSQEAADIAAEHGMTAIMDRCIKVEEAITMKGRSRA, encoded by the coding sequence ATGAGCTTTGAGAACCCGAGCCGGGAGCAGATTGGCGAGATTCTTGCTGCTGCAGGCAATATAGCTGTAGTCGGGCTATCCGACAAAACGGACCGCACCTCTTACATGGTGGCAGGAGCCATGCAGAGCCGCGGTTATCGCATTATTCCGGTCAACCCGTCAGTGGACGGTGAGATTCTGGGCGAAAAATGCTATCATACGCTGGCGGAAATCCCTGAACCGGTGGACATTGTGAATGTCTTCCGCCGCAGTGAATACTGCGCGGACGTCGCCCGTGAAGCCGCTGACATCGGCGCGCGCGTGCTCTGGCTCCAGCAGGGCATCGTCAGCCAGGAGGCCGCCGACATCGCCGCTGAGCACGGGATGACCGCGATTATGGACCGCTGCATCAAGGTCGAGGAAGCCATCACTATGAAGGGCCGCAGCCGGGCTTAA
- a CDS encoding DUF4097 family beta strand repeat-containing protein has product MKTNKWIWILAAVVLAGILVIASQVGAQKMEITEHFPSEAIQSIDIINDSWDLEVEESADNQIHVDITGRQKDKKKTPVAVTRRANRLIIQQDKQIGGAFSAFTFQKEGTIRVAIPKNTVEQVSVVNHQGDLNFRALAAHDLIVQNQAGNVKFDQTEADSANFNLIEGDLTVNNSSFGRMDVAAKGNDLYFKNLTSSILNVVTKSGEIVLHGMEEKGEKRIETKTGDIQIVYKTAPSSLKVAVENTKGDSTVHLANLITTKDTEEDVNGTIGTGENSLYVKSYSGSIGIK; this is encoded by the coding sequence ATGAAAACCAATAAATGGATCTGGATATTGGCAGCCGTTGTTTTGGCGGGAATCCTTGTGATTGCTTCGCAAGTTGGAGCCCAAAAGATGGAGATAACAGAACATTTCCCGTCGGAAGCCATCCAGAGCATAGACATCATCAATGATTCATGGGATCTTGAAGTGGAAGAATCAGCAGACAATCAAATTCATGTAGATATCACAGGCAGGCAGAAGGATAAGAAGAAGACTCCTGTTGCAGTGACACGTAGAGCTAATCGGCTCATCATTCAACAAGATAAACAAATTGGCGGTGCCTTCTCGGCGTTTACTTTTCAGAAAGAGGGAACCATTAGGGTGGCCATCCCCAAAAATACAGTAGAACAAGTTTCCGTGGTCAACCATCAGGGAGATCTGAATTTCCGGGCGTTAGCAGCCCATGATTTAATCGTTCAAAATCAAGCGGGCAATGTAAAGTTTGATCAGACTGAAGCGGATTCTGCGAACTTTAATCTGATTGAAGGAGACCTGACTGTAAACAACAGCTCATTCGGCAGAATGGACGTAGCAGCCAAAGGGAATGATCTTTATTTTAAAAACTTAACCAGTTCAATATTGAATGTTGTGACTAAAAGTGGTGAAATCGTTCTGCATGGGATGGAGGAAAAAGGTGAAAAAAGAATTGAAACCAAAACTGGAGATATTCAGATTGTATATAAAACAGCACCATCCAGTTTAAAAGTGGCCGTGGAAAATACAAAAGGAGATTCAACCGTTCATTTAGCTAATCTCATAACCACTAAGGATACAGAGGAGGATGTAAATGGAACTATTGGCACCGGTGAGAATTCTCTATATGTCAAAAGCTATTCAGGAAGTATCGGCATAAAATAG
- a CDS encoding ABC transporter permease, protein MLRLMKIEWQRNHLAGYLIKAVVCTVIIFGLAAGMALMSNAQGEPMFADFTAFMSLANIFIRITFVVFSGIIISRLVIEEYKNKTIQLLFSYPLPRKKLIQAKLLLVLGFCFSSVVISTVCIEIMTVMLNPAVHFFETPAPWGEVLAAVPAVLTASAMTAGLSLIPLFFGMRKKSTATTITSSVIIGTLLNATVSDGSSSVSMFQLIGVPIVFCVLGVAVAYLSYRNIDRKDVA, encoded by the coding sequence ATGCTTAGACTGATGAAAATTGAATGGCAGAGAAATCATCTGGCGGGATACCTTATTAAGGCTGTGGTTTGTACGGTTATTATTTTTGGATTGGCGGCAGGCATGGCATTGATGTCTAATGCACAGGGGGAACCAATGTTTGCGGATTTTACAGCTTTTATGTCACTGGCCAATATCTTTATCCGGATTACCTTTGTCGTTTTCTCGGGCATTATTATTTCCAGGTTGGTGATTGAAGAATATAAGAATAAAACCATTCAGTTGTTATTTTCTTATCCCTTGCCGCGCAAAAAATTGATTCAAGCCAAGCTGCTGCTTGTTCTTGGTTTCTGCTTCTCCAGTGTGGTGATTTCCACGGTATGTATTGAGATTATGACCGTTATGTTGAATCCGGCCGTTCATTTCTTCGAAACACCGGCGCCGTGGGGGGAAGTGCTGGCGGCTGTTCCGGCTGTCTTGACCGCTTCAGCGATGACCGCTGGCCTAAGTCTTATCCCTTTATTTTTCGGTATGCGCAAAAAATCTACGGCCACAACAATTACTAGTTCAGTAATCATAGGAACTCTGCTAAATGCTACGGTTTCAGATGGAAGCAGCTCTGTATCCATGTTTCAATTGATCGGAGTGCCAATTGTGTTCTGTGTGTTGGGTGTAGCCGTAGCTTATCTATCGTACCGGAATATCGATAGAAAGGATGTGGCATAA
- a CDS encoding ABC transporter ATP-binding protein: MDTVIRINQLSKAYQKDEIVSKVTMHIEKGEIYGFLGPNGAGKTTIMKMILNLVKPTSGEIFVLNQPVSQTSFQYLEHIGSIIEYPVFYERLTAAENLKYHCDYARFQGRDRIREVLETVGLTGVEDKKVHELSLGMKQRLGIARAILTRPTILILDEPINGLDPVGIKDIRMLLLKLKKECGMTILVSSHIVSEIESIADTIGIINRGQLIREVKMTEIRKENVEYLEIKVANSKQAALVLKKKLNLHHFEAVDTETIRVYQHEVPQAVINKELVLNDIVVNSIETQQSNLEEYFLNLIHGGRQHA; the protein is encoded by the coding sequence ATGGACACAGTGATCCGGATTAATCAATTATCAAAAGCGTATCAAAAGGACGAAATCGTATCCAAGGTAACCATGCATATTGAAAAGGGTGAAATCTACGGGTTCTTAGGCCCAAACGGTGCCGGCAAAACAACCATTATGAAAATGATCCTTAATTTGGTCAAGCCAACCTCAGGCGAGATCTTTGTGCTGAACCAGCCTGTATCCCAAACGTCTTTTCAATACTTGGAGCATATCGGAAGCATCATTGAATATCCCGTTTTTTATGAACGCCTGACAGCTGCCGAGAATTTAAAATATCACTGTGATTACGCCCGTTTCCAGGGCAGGGATCGAATCCGTGAAGTGCTGGAGACCGTCGGCTTAACAGGGGTGGAAGATAAAAAAGTGCATGAGCTTTCGCTTGGGATGAAACAGCGCCTGGGAATTGCCAGAGCCATTCTTACCCGGCCGACAATATTGATTTTAGATGAGCCGATTAATGGTCTGGATCCGGTGGGAATCAAGGATATCCGGATGCTTTTATTGAAGCTGAAGAAGGAGTGCGGGATGACCATTTTAGTCTCCAGCCATATCGTTTCTGAGATTGAATCCATTGCGGATACGATTGGAATCATTAACCGGGGACAATTAATCAGGGAAGTTAAGATGACTGAAATCAGAAAAGAAAATGTTGAATACCTGGAAATAAAAGTGGCAAACAGCAAGCAGGCGGCACTTGTGCTGAAAAAAAAGTTAAACCTGCATCATTTTGAAGCAGTGGATACAGAAACGATCCGCGTCTACCAGCATGAGGTGCCGCAAGCGGTGATTAATAAAGAGCTGGTGCTAAATGATATCGTTGTAAACAGCATTGAAACACAACAAAGCAACTTGGAAGAGTATTTCCTGAATCTCATTCATGGGGGCAGACAACATGCTTAG
- a CDS encoding response regulator transcription factor produces MNIFILEDNLIQQQRLERIIRTLLSKHQIRCRNLCSTAKPDHLLSQIENAADHQLYFLDLEIKQEEHKGLAVAKEIRTKDPYGTIVFVTTHSELAPITFTYRVAALDFIEKDLEEAEFIQKVEECLFIADSRRTVPVSPDNFTFENKYTSFQIPFSDILYFETMEIAHKIRLITKTKVLDFYAELHEIAGYDDRLFRCHRAFVVNVANIRSVDKKNKLVMFDHDASCSVSRRLQKETIERMEALRQKEFPH; encoded by the coding sequence ATGAACATATTTATTTTAGAGGATAACCTGATCCAGCAGCAGCGGTTAGAACGGATCATTCGGACATTGTTGTCAAAACATCAGATCCGTTGCCGGAATCTATGTTCGACCGCAAAACCGGATCATTTATTATCGCAAATTGAAAATGCCGCTGACCACCAATTGTATTTTCTTGATCTGGAGATCAAACAAGAGGAGCATAAAGGACTCGCTGTCGCTAAGGAGATAAGAACAAAAGATCCCTACGGCACGATTGTTTTCGTTACCACCCATTCCGAGCTGGCGCCGATAACGTTTACGTACCGTGTGGCTGCTTTAGATTTTATTGAAAAAGATTTGGAAGAAGCAGAATTTATCCAAAAAGTTGAAGAGTGTCTGTTCATTGCCGATTCGCGCCGGACGGTTCCGGTAAGCCCCGATAACTTTACATTTGAGAACAAATACACCAGCTTCCAAATTCCCTTTTCTGACATCCTTTATTTTGAGACTATGGAAATTGCACATAAGATAAGATTAATTACAAAAACCAAAGTTCTTGATTTTTATGCTGAATTACATGAAATTGCCGGTTATGATGACCGCCTTTTCCGCTGCCACCGGGCATTTGTAGTCAATGTAGCTAATATTAGATCTGTTGATAAGAAAAACAAACTTGTCATGTTTGACCATGATGCAAGCTGTTCGGTTTCAAGAAGACTGCAAAAGGAAACCATTGAAAGGATGGAAGCTTTGAGGCAAAAAGAGTTTCCCCATTAG
- a CDS encoding sensor histidine kinase, whose translation MINLIMAVQILSFFFIFQSISRYRFTIREITVWLAVFLLIGFVSTYFIGVWGAVTLFLCFVGISYFKNHKTITALGVFYGAYALVMNSFLGYLAADPLTRLVEFIFRQSSANIDYLPYLFTAMAPPVINEIGLRAVRRYVPQLNKEILQESSRVILFPVIVLFMVIILSVYPILSIGNATGDFNSFHRTLLVGMWLLFIVALLYMQFQYNHIQKREMEKSKSEQLVQLKDYAAQLENIYDEFRGFRHDYANILLTLEDGIYREDWEQVKQVYEQTVKPTGQLMRKNEYSFVKLRNLHVSEVKSILAAKIIMAQQMKIDVSLEIEEPVPSILMELISFTRILSILLDNAIEAAGKTEEAKLWIVLLEDPATQRIIIKNSSGENVNVQRLGERGYSTKGQGRGLGLYNVQQILKENNFVSLETEARPDLFSQTLILRKTGERK comes from the coding sequence ATGATTAATCTAATTATGGCCGTTCAAATATTAAGCTTCTTTTTTATTTTTCAATCCATTTCACGCTATCGCTTTACAATCCGGGAGATAACCGTTTGGCTGGCAGTATTTTTATTGATTGGGTTTGTTTCTACATATTTTATCGGCGTATGGGGAGCTGTTACGCTATTTCTCTGTTTCGTCGGCATATCCTACTTTAAAAATCATAAAACCATTACCGCGTTAGGTGTTTTTTACGGAGCATATGCCTTGGTCATGAATTCATTTTTGGGGTATCTCGCAGCAGATCCGCTTACGCGTTTGGTTGAATTTATCTTTAGACAATCATCAGCAAATATTGACTATCTCCCGTATCTGTTTACAGCTATGGCACCGCCTGTTATCAATGAAATCGGCCTTAGAGCAGTACGCCGCTATGTTCCCCAGCTTAACAAGGAAATTCTGCAGGAATCCAGCAGGGTCATTCTTTTTCCGGTGATCGTCCTTTTCATGGTGATTATCCTTTCGGTATATCCGATTTTATCCATTGGCAATGCAACTGGTGACTTTAATTCATTCCATCGGACATTACTCGTAGGAATGTGGTTGCTGTTTATCGTGGCCTTGCTGTATATGCAATTTCAATACAATCATATTCAAAAACGGGAAATGGAAAAATCTAAAAGTGAACAATTGGTACAGCTGAAGGATTATGCGGCGCAGCTCGAAAATATTTATGATGAATTCAGAGGGTTTCGCCATGACTATGCTAATATCCTGTTAACTCTGGAGGATGGGATTTACCGGGAAGATTGGGAGCAAGTCAAACAAGTGTATGAACAAACCGTTAAGCCGACGGGGCAATTAATGCGCAAGAATGAGTACAGCTTTGTCAAGCTGCGGAACCTGCATGTATCCGAGGTCAAAAGTATCCTGGCTGCGAAAATTATAATGGCCCAACAAATGAAAATAGATGTTTCGTTAGAAATTGAAGAACCCGTTCCGTCGATTCTGATGGAATTGATTTCTTTTACCCGGATACTCTCCATTTTATTAGATAATGCGATAGAGGCAGCCGGTAAGACTGAAGAAGCGAAGCTATGGATTGTATTATTGGAAGATCCCGCCACTCAGCGGATTATCATTAAAAACAGCAGCGGAGAGAACGTCAATGTACAGCGGCTGGGGGAGCGCGGATACTCGACAAAAGGCCAGGGGCGTGGCTTGGGCTTATATAACGTACAGCAGATTTTGAAGGAAAATAACTTTGTATCCCTTGAAACGGAAGCCCGCCCTGATTTATTTTCTCAAACGCTTATTTTAAGAAAGACTGGGGAACGGAAATGA
- a CDS encoding GNAT family N-acetyltransferase, translating to MTKSGRLTIHPLTTDDIQSVYELFEESISDAFAHEGLAHLQDGIQSEVDNKQQKAASALDPKHSNTYFLVAKLDGKVVGTISFAPCGEAIRSCTGNQLDDVGELGSLYILPGCQGQGIGSALIKAMLAYLKGRGIEEFCLDSGYKRAQQRWQRKFGAPYTVVKDYWGPDSVHMVWLCKVRDYLV from the coding sequence ATGACCAAGTCCGGCCGGTTGACCATACATCCGCTCACCACAGACGATATACAGTCTGTATATGAGCTTTTTGAGGAATCAATCTCAGATGCCTTTGCACATGAGGGGCTTGCTCATTTGCAGGATGGTATTCAAAGTGAAGTTGACAACAAACAACAAAAGGCGGCCAGCGCTCTGGACCCTAAGCATTCGAACACATATTTTCTTGTTGCTAAACTGGACGGGAAAGTTGTCGGTACAATTTCATTCGCGCCCTGCGGTGAGGCTATCCGGTCATGCACCGGCAATCAGCTTGATGATGTGGGTGAGCTGGGGAGCTTATACATTTTGCCGGGCTGCCAGGGCCAGGGAATCGGCTCGGCCTTAATTAAGGCAATGCTGGCCTATCTAAAGGGCCGGGGAATTGAAGAGTTTTGCCTGGATAGCGGCTATAAGCGGGCGCAGCAAAGATGGCAGCGGAAATTTGGAGCGCCCTACACCGTGGTTAAGGATTATTGGGGACCGGATTCGGTTCACATGGTTTGGTTGTGTAAGGTAAGGGATTACCTAGTATAA
- a CDS encoding rhodanese-like domain-containing protein, with product MNEIPQITAQELRQRLESGEDLVLIDVREDEEVAFGMIPGAKHIPMGEIPQHTEELPQEAEFVFICRSGARSQRVCEYLQQFGYRTSNLSGGMIEWNETAGA from the coding sequence ATGAATGAGATTCCCCAAATCACAGCACAAGAATTGCGGCAGCGTCTGGAGTCAGGTGAAGACCTTGTACTGATAGACGTCCGTGAAGACGAGGAGGTCGCTTTCGGAATGATTCCCGGTGCGAAGCATATTCCTATGGGCGAGATACCGCAGCACACGGAGGAGCTGCCACAGGAAGCAGAATTCGTCTTCATTTGCCGCTCCGGCGCCCGCAGCCAGCGTGTCTGCGAATACCTGCAGCAGTTCGGCTACCGGACATCCAACCTCAGCGGCGGGATGATTGAATGGAATGAAACCGCCGGGGCCTGA
- a CDS encoding shikimate kinase, which yields MNYANKNIILVGMMATGKSTVGALLAEELGYELVDLDHVIIQQKGRSIAELFAEGGEEYFRRIESAVLKDVLEGEGRIISTGGGAVLAPGNADIMLQNGLVVALTASEDAIIARVSGDQNRPLLAGNAQERVRTILEQRRNAYRFAHCTVDTTDLSVAEVSKHILMHYRG from the coding sequence ATGAATTACGCCAATAAAAATATCATTCTCGTCGGAATGATGGCTACAGGAAAGTCGACGGTAGGCGCTCTGCTGGCGGAGGAACTGGGCTATGAGCTGGTTGATCTGGATCATGTGATTATTCAGCAAAAAGGCCGGAGCATTGCGGAGCTCTTCGCGGAAGGCGGGGAAGAATATTTCCGGAGGATCGAATCGGCAGTACTGAAGGACGTGCTGGAAGGAGAGGGCCGGATTATCTCCACAGGCGGCGGTGCCGTGCTGGCTCCGGGAAATGCGGACATCATGCTGCAAAATGGGCTTGTGGTCGCGTTGACCGCTTCGGAGGATGCCATTATTGCCCGTGTCAGCGGGGATCAGAACAGGCCGCTGCTCGCCGGCAATGCGCAGGAACGGGTCCGGACGATTCTGGAACAGCGCCGGAACGCCTACCGTTTCGCACATTGCACGGTCGATACAACAGACCTGAGTGTAGCAGAAGTGTCCAAGCATATTTTAATGCATTACCGCGGCTGA
- the gndA gene encoding NADP-dependent phosphogluconate dehydrogenase, producing the protein MAKQQIGVIGLAVMGKNLALNIESRGFTVSVYNRSPEKTHDLINEAEGKNLTGTFSIEEFVESLEVPRKILIMVQAGKATDATIEQLLPHLDQGDIIIDGGNAYFPDTVRRNKELEAKGFRFIGTGVSGGEEGALKGPSIMPGGQESAYKLVEPILTAISAKVNGEPCCTYIGPDGAGHYVKMVHNGIEYGDMQLIGEAYHLLKDVLGLDAKELHSIFADWNSGELDSYLIEITKDIFAEYDEETGKPMVDVILDAAGQKGTGKWTSQSSLDLGVPLSMITESVFSRFLSAMKEERVAASKVLSGPVTEPFQGDKAEFIENVRKALFASKIVSYAQGFAQLRVASEEYNWDLKYGNLAKIWRGGCIIRSRFLQNITDAYENNPELKNLLLDPFFKNIMDTYQSAWRQVVSAAVAQGVPVPGFSSALAYYDSYRTERLPANLLQAQRDYFGAHTFKRVDKEGVFHHNWLSE; encoded by the coding sequence ATGGCAAAACAACAAATCGGCGTTATTGGCTTGGCGGTAATGGGTAAAAATTTGGCTCTTAACATCGAGAGCAGAGGTTTCACCGTATCGGTATACAACCGTTCCCCGGAGAAGACGCACGACCTCATCAATGAAGCGGAAGGCAAAAACTTGACGGGTACTTTTTCCATTGAGGAGTTTGTCGAATCATTGGAAGTGCCGCGTAAAATTCTGATCATGGTACAGGCGGGCAAAGCAACCGATGCTACTATCGAGCAGCTGCTGCCGCATCTGGATCAAGGCGATATCATTATCGACGGGGGCAACGCTTATTTCCCTGACACAGTCCGCCGCAATAAGGAACTGGAGGCTAAAGGCTTCCGCTTCATCGGCACCGGTGTATCCGGCGGTGAAGAAGGCGCACTGAAAGGGCCGTCCATCATGCCTGGGGGCCAGGAAAGCGCCTATAAGCTGGTAGAACCTATTCTTACGGCCATTTCAGCCAAAGTGAACGGAGAGCCTTGCTGTACATATATCGGACCTGACGGTGCAGGGCACTATGTAAAAATGGTCCATAACGGCATTGAGTACGGTGACATGCAGCTGATTGGCGAAGCTTATCATTTGCTGAAGGATGTGCTTGGCCTGGATGCCAAGGAGCTGCACAGCATTTTCGCGGATTGGAACAGCGGAGAACTCGACAGCTACCTGATCGAGATTACCAAGGATATCTTTGCCGAATATGATGAAGAAACCGGCAAACCGATGGTGGACGTTATTCTGGACGCAGCCGGCCAAAAGGGTACAGGCAAATGGACAAGCCAAAGCTCGCTGGATCTCGGTGTGCCGCTGTCCATGATCACAGAATCCGTATTCTCCCGGTTCCTGTCGGCAATGAAGGAAGAGCGGGTCGCAGCGAGCAAGGTGCTTAGCGGTCCCGTAACCGAGCCCTTCCAGGGCGACAAAGCCGAGTTCATCGAGAACGTGCGCAAGGCGCTGTTCGCCAGCAAAATCGTCTCTTACGCCCAAGGTTTTGCACAGCTTCGTGTAGCTTCCGAGGAATACAACTGGGATCTGAAATACGGCAACCTGGCCAAAATCTGGCGCGGCGGCTGCATCATCCGCTCCCGTTTCCTGCAGAACATTACCGATGCCTATGAGAACAATCCGGAGCTCAAAAACCTGCTGCTCGATCCGTTCTTCAAGAACATCATGGACACTTACCAGTCCGCATGGCGCCAAGTGGTTTCCGCTGCCGTGGCCCAAGGGGTTCCGGTTCCCGGGTTCTCCAGCGCCCTGGCTTACTACGACAGCTACCGCACAGAACGCCTGCCGGCGAACCTGCTTCAGGCACAGCGCGATTACTTCGGTGCCCACACCTTCAAACGTGTGGACAAAGAAGGCGTCTTCCATCACAACTGGCTGTCTGAATAA
- a CDS encoding YktB family protein, whose amino-acid sequence MPFQGFTAEDFDVFHIDGLEPRMEALIAGVRPKLNELGEELVPFLSILTGEEMFPHVAKHARRTVHAPNDTWVAWGPNKRGYKALPHFQVGMFHSHLFIVFAIIYESSNKVIFAEALSRHLGDVQAELPAAYFWSTDHLDPRGTAQADMDKSAFAELSRRLKEVKKAEVTCGLRIDRDDPVLADGDKLLNVIGQTFETLLPLYRMSF is encoded by the coding sequence ATGCCATTTCAAGGATTTACTGCTGAGGATTTTGATGTCTTTCATATTGACGGTCTGGAGCCGCGCATGGAGGCGCTGATCGCCGGAGTCCGGCCGAAGCTGAACGAACTGGGCGAAGAGCTCGTTCCTTTTTTGTCCATACTCACTGGAGAGGAAATGTTCCCGCATGTCGCCAAACATGCCCGCCGGACTGTTCATGCGCCGAACGATACCTGGGTTGCGTGGGGTCCGAATAAAAGAGGCTATAAGGCGCTGCCGCATTTTCAAGTGGGCATGTTCCACAGCCATTTGTTTATTGTCTTTGCCATTATTTATGAGAGCAGCAATAAAGTAATCTTCGCCGAGGCGCTGTCCAGGCATCTGGGCGACGTTCAAGCAGAGCTGCCGGCCGCTTACTTCTGGTCTACCGATCATTTAGACCCCCGCGGCACCGCTCAGGCCGATATGGATAAGAGCGCATTTGCCGAGCTGTCACGGAGGCTTAAGGAGGTCAAAAAGGCCGAGGTCACCTGCGGGCTGCGCATTGACAGGGATGACCCGGTTCTTGCGGATGGAGACAAGCTCCTGAACGTGATCGGGCAGACCTTTGAAACGCTGCTGCCCCTCTACCGAATGTCCTTCTAA
- a CDS encoding MFS transporter: MSGKVAQRMHINLASPFILEMWVIIFLVEFVKGSLLVALLPVYMENILGISVTVVGFAFAMQYLGDNLFRSPSGWVMERIGYRWTMTGALLLILVAVGMIIYAKDAVWLSVACLILGIGTSPLWPCTMTGITELAGSTESGSSGAAMGAVEMASLAGTGIGPIVVNFLMDHGGQSYHSMFLVLMGCAAAVAAVALLLPSRIGAHAPHAIVRGGGEGPVAVRRKTKPLESLKRTLHQVRTTLKVSRLLFPALFLQAFAIGLMTPVVTLFARSELHVTPNQFSLLLIAGGGITVLALIPAGKLVDRIGTTVFLNIGFLLAAGSLAFFSQVRWLPLAFCAVALVGISYALILPAWNAFLAKQVPKGERGTVWGLFLTLQGSGMVAGPVISGKLWDTVGHSTPFLASAFVMVLLFGLHLLIVHRTKRKLETG, encoded by the coding sequence ATGTCTGGCAAAGTAGCGCAGCGTATGCATATCAATTTAGCCTCCCCGTTCATTTTGGAGATGTGGGTGATCATTTTTTTGGTGGAATTCGTAAAAGGCTCCCTGCTCGTAGCCCTGCTGCCGGTCTACATGGAGAATATCCTCGGCATCTCGGTAACCGTGGTGGGCTTCGCCTTTGCGATGCAGTATTTGGGAGACAACCTCTTCCGCAGCCCCTCCGGCTGGGTAATGGAGCGGATAGGGTACCGCTGGACGATGACGGGGGCGCTCCTGCTGATTCTGGTTGCGGTGGGTATGATAATCTATGCCAAAGATGCCGTATGGTTATCCGTGGCCTGTCTCATTCTGGGCATTGGAACATCGCCGCTGTGGCCCTGCACCATGACAGGCATTACCGAATTGGCCGGTTCAACGGAAAGCGGAAGCAGCGGCGCAGCCATGGGGGCGGTAGAGATGGCCTCTCTGGCCGGAACCGGGATTGGTCCCATTGTAGTCAACTTCCTGATGGATCATGGCGGACAGAGCTATCACTCCATGTTTCTTGTGCTTATGGGCTGTGCAGCAGCAGTGGCGGCCGTAGCATTATTATTGCCGTCAAGGATAGGCGCTCATGCGCCTCATGCCATTGTGCGTGGTGGCGGTGAAGGGCCGGTGGCCGTTCGCAGGAAGACGAAACCGCTGGAGAGTCTGAAGCGGACGCTGCATCAGGTCAGAACGACGCTGAAGGTCAGCCGCCTGCTGTTTCCGGCGCTGTTCCTGCAGGCGTTTGCGATAGGTCTGATGACACCTGTAGTGACCCTGTTTGCACGCTCCGAGCTGCACGTTACGCCTAACCAGTTCAGCCTGCTGCTGATTGCGGGAGGCGGCATCACTGTACTGGCTCTGATTCCGGCAGGCAAACTGGTCGACCGGATTGGAACAACGGTCTTCCTGAATATCGGGTTCCTGCTCGCTGCCGGCTCGCTGGCCTTCTTTTCCCAGGTGCGCTGGCTGCCGCTCGCCTTCTGTGCGGTAGCGCTTGTAGGCATTAGCTATGCGCTGATCCTGCCTGCCTGGAACGCTTTTCTGGCCAAGCAGGTGCCGAAGGGGGAAAGAGGGACCGTATGGGGCCTCTTCTTGACGCTGCAGGGCTCCGGCATGGTGGCCGGGCCGGTAATCTCGGGGAAGCTCTGGGACACCGTCGGGCACAGCACTCCTTTTCTGGCCAGCGCATTTGTGATGGTCCTCCTGTTCGGACTGCATCTGCTTATAGTCCACAGAACCAAGCGGAAGCTGGAAACGGGCTGA